Proteins found in one Odocoileus virginianus isolate 20LAN1187 ecotype Illinois chromosome 10, Ovbor_1.2, whole genome shotgun sequence genomic segment:
- the RCN1 gene encoding reticulocalbin-1 → MARGGRGRHLGLALGLLLALLLAPPALRAKPTVRKERVVRPDSDLGERPAEDNQSFQYDHEAFLGKEDSKTFDQLTSEESKERLGKIVDRIDSDGDGFVTTEELKTWIKRVQKRYIYDNVAKVWKDYDRDKDDKISWEEYKQATYGYYLGNPTEFQDTSDHHTFKKMLPRDERRFKAADLDSDQTATREEFTAFLHPEEFEHMKEIVVLETLEDIDKNGDGFVDQDEYIADMFSHEESGPEPDWVLSEREQFNEFRDLNKDGKLDKDEIRHWILPEDYDHAQAEARHLVYESDKNKDEKLTKEEILDNWNMFVGSQATNYGEDLTKNHDEL, encoded by the exons ATGGCGCGCGGCGGCCGCGGTCGCCACCTGGGGCTggccctggggctgctgctggcGCTGCTGCTGGCGCCTCCGGCGCTGCGGGCCAAGCCCACCGTGCGCAAGGAGCGCGTGGTGCGGCCCGACTCGGACCTGGGCGAGCGGCCGGCCGAGGACAACCAGAGCTTCCAGTACGACCACGAGGCCTTCCTGGGCAAGGAGGACTCCAAGACCTTCGACCAGCTCACCTCGGAGGAGAGCAAGGAGAGGCTGGG gaAAATTGTTGATCGAATCGACAGTGATGGAGACGGCTTTGTCACCACTGAGGAGCTGAAAACCTGGATCAAACGCGTGCAGAAAAGGTACATCTACGATAATGTCGCCAAAGTCTGGAAGGATTATGATCGGGACAAAGACGATAAAATTTCCTGGGAAGAATATAAGCAAGCCACCTATGGTTACTACCTAG GAAACCCCACAGAGTTTCAGGATACCTCAGATCATCACACCTTTAAAAAGATGCTGCCACGGGATGAGAGAAGGTTCAAGGCTGCGGACCTCGACAGTGACCAGACAGCCACCCGGGAGGAGTTCACCGCCTTTCTGCATCCTGAGGAGTTTGAGCATATGAAGGAAATTGTGGTTTTG GAAACGCTGGAGGACATCGACAAGAATGGGGATGGCTTTGTGGATCAGGATGAATATATTG CTGATATGTTTTCCCACGAGGAGAGTGGCCCTGAGCCAGACTGGGTGCTGTCAGAACGGGAGCAGTTTAATGAATTCCGGGATCTGAACAAGGACGGGAAGCTGGACAAAGATGAGATTCGTCACTGGATCCTCCCCGAAGACTACGACCATGCGCAGGCCGAGGCCAGGCACCTGGTGTACGAGTCAGACAAAAACAAG gATGAAAAGCTCACTAAAGAGGAGATCTTAGACAATTGGAACATGTTTGTTGGAAGCCAAGCTACCAATTATGGGGAAGACCTCACCAAAAACCACGATGAGCTCTGA